The DNA segment GCATCAAGAACTATATTCGTTTCTCTCAAATCAGCAAATTCTACAACTTTATCATAAAGCTTTTTTGTCGCTCCTGGATTAAGTTGGAAAAATGATTTAGCTGATAATTCATATTTAGTATCACCAATTTTTTCAACAATATAATCCGAACCATATAAAGTTATGTTTTCACTACCCATTACTAGATGATCGTTATCATTCGTTACATTCAGCACTATACTCTTAACTATAGCTTCACGTTTAATCTCATTAACAACTTTATCTAAATTTTTAATTTTATCCGTATTAGCTACAAATGTTAGCTGAACATCTCCATTATAAAATGAAGTGCGAGTTGAAATATATTTTACGCCATAAGTCTTTTTATTTGTAGAAATTTCTACTTTATATTTTCCTAAACATTTTTTAGCAAGATTAGTAATCTTATTACCATTTTCATGTAATGCAACATCCTCATTTATTTCTACAAGATCATTACTTCCTTCTTTATACAAGCCCGCAATTACACGGCCATTACGAACAGCAAGAGGAAACTGATTTTTATTACGATAATGTTCTATTATAGGCGATGCTAAAGTTTTTAGAACCAATTTATCTGGTTTTGTTAATTTATAATACTTATCAAAAGCATCTAATAAAATATTACGTTTATACTCTAGTTGTTTTTCGTAACTAACATGAGCTAACCCATATGCTCCACTTTCTGCATATTCTTTTTTTACCGCTACTCTATATGGACTCGACTCTTTTACTTTGACTAATTTTCCTATAATGTATTTTGGCGTTTCTTCAATAATTTCACAGACAATTACCTCATCTGGAAGAGCACCTTTTACAAATGTAATTTTCTTTTTGTAATAACCTATCCCTTCACCATTAATACCAATTTTTTTAATCGTTAAAAGAACATTTAATTTTTTACCACTATTTTTCTTTTTCATTTTAACCTCTTCATAAAGATAAGCTGAAGAGAAGTAAACTACTCCTACCTCAGCTTATAATTTTTATTTTATAGTTTTAATTTCGTTATCTAATTCTTCTACTAAAGCAATTAATCTGTCAATTTGAGTTAAATCAACCTTTTCAGGTTCAATATTTTCTAGT comes from the Gemella morbillorum genome and includes:
- the rlmD gene encoding 23S rRNA (uracil(1939)-C(5))-methyltransferase RlmD, whose amino-acid sequence is MKKKNSGKKLNVLLTIKKIGINGEGIGYYKKKITFVKGALPDEVIVCEIIEETPKYIIGKLVKVKESSPYRVAVKKEYAESGAYGLAHVSYEKQLEYKRNILLDAFDKYYKLTKPDKLVLKTLASPIIEHYRNKNQFPLAVRNGRVIAGLYKEGSNDLVEINEDVALHENGNKITNLAKKCLGKYKVEISTNKKTYGVKYISTRTSFYNGDVQLTFVANTDKIKNLDKVVNEIKREAIVKSIVLNVTNDNDHLVMGSENITLYGSDYIVEKIGDTKYELSAKSFFQLNPGATKKLYDKVVEFADLRETNIVLDAFCGVGTIGQYVSRKCHEVYGVDIVEDAIKDANNNVKLNNLTNCIYVAGDANKIVPRWKKKGINFDVAIVDPPRTGLGHLAKNLLDVDAKKIVYVSCNPSTLARDLKVLTRKYKIRRIQPIDMFPGTAAVEAIVELIRK
- a CDS encoding SE1561 family protein; translation: MPNNILEELKTKFEDFASELENIEPEKVDLTQIDRLIALVEELDNEIKTIK